A stretch of the Lactuca sativa cultivar Salinas chromosome 9, Lsat_Salinas_v11, whole genome shotgun sequence genome encodes the following:
- the LOC111895481 gene encoding NAC domain-containing protein JA2L gives MGSDPVPVTDPTTQLSLPPGFRFYPTDEELMVQYLCRKVAGNDFPLQIIGDVDLYKFDPWELPSKAMFGEKEWYFFSPRDRKYPNGSRPNRVAGSGYWKATGTDKVIISEGRKVGIKKALVFYIGKAPKGSKTNWIMHEYRLSDPPKKTNSLRLDDWVLCRIYKKNSSVHKTISGGQSHNSSSSSSSQFDDVLDSLPAIDDKFMTFNEEDQKIDIHKFDSGNYDWANINAFGLQDPVTNTYPLNTTSIDMTFNMHMKFVKSSDDEFHTEIRSQRMENSGYLFSQSFMNTTDPFAIRYPTQPSSSGYRH, from the exons ATGGGCTCGGATCCGGTGCCGGTAACGGATCCGACGACTCAGCTGAGTTTACCGCCTGGATTCCGGTTTTACCCTACCGACGAAGAGCTCATGGTGCAGTACCTTTGCCGGAAAGTCGCTGGAAATGATTTCCCTCTTCAGATTATCGGAGATGTTGATCTGTATAAGTTTGATCCATGGGAATTACCAA GTAAGGCGATGTTTGGGGAGAAAGAATGGTACTTTTTTAGCCCGAGGGATCGCAAGTACCCAAATGGGTCTCGACCCAATAGAGTTGCCGGGTCGGGTTACTGGAAGGCCACCGGAACTGATAAAGTGATCATATCGGAGGGAAGGAAGGTCGGAATTAAGAAGGCGTTGGTTTTCTACATTGGTAAAGCTCCGAAAGGTTCCAAAACTAACTGGATCATGCATGAATACAGGCTTTCAGATCCTCCGAAGAAGACGAATAGCTTAAGG TTGGATGATTGGGTGCTTTGTCGAATCTACAAGAAGAATTCAAGCGTACACAAAACAATTTCCGGTGGACAGAGCCACAATTCCTCTTCGTCATCTTCATCTCAGTTTGATGATGTTCTTGATTCACTTCCAGCGATTGACGACAAGTTCATGACATTTAACGAAGAAGATCAGAAGATCGACATTCACAAATTCGACTCTGGGAATTACGATTGGGCAAACATCAATGCATTTGGATTACAGGATCCAGTTACAAACACTTATCCATTAAATACAACCTCCATAGATATGACATTCAACATGCACATGAAGTTTGTTAAATCATCGGACGATGAATTTCATACTGAAATCAGAAGTCAAAGAATGGAGAACTCCGGGTATCTATTTTCACAGAGCTTCATGAACACTACAGACCCGTTTGCTATCCGGTACCCGACCCAACCAAGCAGCTCGGGTTATAGACATTGA